TTCGTGAAGCATTCGCTGGATGTTCTTGGCGCTCAGCAAACTATCCACTGCAATGGTTTCTTGACTTACGGGATGTACCACGCTCAGGCCCATGCTGGCGAGTATCCAAGATGAAATTACAACGAGACCGCATAGAATGAGAAAGAGGGTAATGGGATCTGGGAGGCGGTTACCGATCCTCTCCACCCGATCAAGTATCCCCGAAAGTTTCCCCTTAGTTGCCATATGAACTCCTATTTTTCGGCTAAGACTTGAGTTTCATTACCAACGACAACCAGGACTGTCAACTCGCTTCACCATTCTCCGAATTTCATCTGCCCATGGCTAAGCCTGGCCACGCAATCGCTCGTCGGCGATGATAATGGCCCTGTCTCCTTGAATTATCGGATGATCCTGCTTGGGGTACCAAGAACTGTGGCTGTGACCCCCGTGCTCTCGCTGATGGCTGAGCCCAATGAGCAAGGCATCCTTTGGCTTTAGCCAATCCTCGACATCCTGATAGATCTTGTATTGCTGAGGTATGGGGATCATATAGAGCTGCTTGCCACTGCGGTTGGAGGTCAACTCTTGCATCACATGGCCTAAGCCAGGATCTTGAATCTCTTGGGCAATCATCTGGCTGGACAAATCGGAAACACACAGAACACTGTCGCATCCGGCTTCCTTAAAAACAGTCACCTTTTCAGGCTGCAGGACCTCTGCGATTGTCACCACATGGCCGGCCTTGGCTTCGACGGAAAGAATGATCGCCAGGCTACGAAGATCGGACAATCGCGGCTCATCGGGGTCTGCGAGGATTATTATCTGACGCGCGTTCTCATAGTTGGCTCGATTCAGCACCGCTGGTTCCTCGGCATTGCCGCGAACAAAAGACACTCCTAAATTCGAGAGGTCTTCCGGTAGTTCCTCGAAACGATCGTCAATCAGAACAATCGGAGTTTTTCCAGTAGATTCGTCAGCTCGAATCTCATTCACAAGCTGAACGACTTTGGTTAGGGAAGGTAGTCGAATAATGATAATATGGTCTTTGCACCTCAAGGTTTTTAGCCCCCTTCGCTTACGTGATTCGGTCTTTATGATATGATCTGCCATAGAGCCCAGCACCTGAGCCACTAGTGCACACCCGAAGAACATGGTAGGTATGCCAACTAGAAAGCGACTAAGTGATGTTGTTGGGTATAAATCGCCATACCCTACCGTCGTCATCGATACAATCGCCCACCAAAGAGCATCTCCCCAAGTTAGTTTTGGATTTGTCTGACCTTCTGTTAGCATGAATCCGACGACAGAATAGACAAGCATCAGGCAAAGAGCCAACAATGTGAGGGTGCCGTGGCGTATCAATGTGTTGCGAAAAATTTGAAGCAGAAATTGGAGCATGGTGAGATCAAACCTTAAAAACTTTCTGATAGAACTATTATGCAAGCAATGCCATAGTTAGTAAACTGTGGAAATGCTTGTCTGTCAATGGATCGGCGCATGCGGGAGACTCAAAATGAATTTTTTAGGTATCTTTAAAAAGAAAAAAGAAAAGCCTGATGGCAAGAGTTTCGACCTAGGTCTTCAAGGCCTTAAAGCTGGTGGCTTCGTCGATTATCAACTGCAATCCTATCAGGTGGAAAAGAAAAGCCTCTACGAAGAGGATGGCGAAAGAAGCTTCGAATGGCATCTTGTCAGCCAGACTGATAGCAAGCATCGCTTTCTTTCTTACGAAAAAGACGATGGTGTGGAATATTGGCATCTAACTGAGAAACTTGCTCTCAAACATTTACCCCAAGGGCTCTTGGATGCTTGTGGGCGGGATGACGCTCCTCAAGAAATTGAAGTGGAAGGTGAGCGCTATTTTCTGCAATATTCTGGCGCTTGTTATTTCTATGAAACTGAAGACAGCATTGATCGGGATGAAATGATTTATTGGCACTATGAAGATGGTGATGAGGAGAAGTTAATTCAGATCGAGCAATGGGGCGAACAAGAGTTCGAGGCCTATCACGGCAAGTATGTAGAGGATACTGATTTCTATAATATCATTCAAGGATCGTAGCATGAGATTTGCCCGCTGGATTTGGCTAATATCAATTTCACTTGTGATGTTAGGCTGTGTCGATAATCCTTTGGATCAGATTAAGAAAGATTTGGCGAGTTATGACGAGTACAGCGTCGTTCTCAAAGACATGCAAGAGACGGATAATTTTCCGGGTCAGTTTCACAAATACTCGGTCGTCGCGATCAAAAAGCCGCCGCAGTATTCGGAGGCCATGCAAGATGCCGTCGGCCAAGAAAAAGAGCCTAAGATCACGAAATACGACACAGAATGGATGGGCGTTCCTGAGGACCTCTATCAAAAACACATCAATGATCTGGGTATGACGATCCTATCCCGCGACGCTAACGGCAATATTCGTGATACGGCGCAACCTGCTGGTTATCAATACGTTGGCAACCCAAGCTATGGTCGCTGGGTAAACAACAGCTCCGGCGGCAGTTTTTGGGAATTTTATGGCAAGTATCGCCTAATGAGCGATGCCTTTGATTTATTCCGACATCGAGCCTATCGCAATGATTGGGATCATTACAACGATTCCTATCGGGGGCGGAATCGTCCTTATTACGGACGTCAGAATCAGTATGGCACCAATGGTTCGGTCGCTAAGAAGACAAACCCAACATTCTTCGAACGCCGTCAAGCGAAACAGGCGGCACGGGAAAAAAGCTTCAGCAATAGATTTAAAAATCGCGTTAATCGCAGCCGTTCTGGGTATCGCTCACGGTCTTCAGGGTTCGGAAAGTAGGAGGTCAGCATGTTTTGGGGAATTCCAGTTTATACTTCGATCAGTGTGTTGGTCACGACTCTGTTGGTCTTATTTCTAGGACAAAAGGTCTATTACTTGATGCGCAGGGAGATCGACTTTGCAGATGAACTAACCAATAAAGATAACGGTGCGGTTGCGCTTTCAGTGATCGGCTACATGACAGGTCTATTTCTCGCTTGTTTCGGTGTCATCCATGGCCCCAGCCATGGCCTCTGGAACGATGTCATGGATGTTGCAATTTACGGTGCCCTTGCGATCGTGCTCCTCAATATATCCACCTGGGTCTCTGAAAAACTAGTCCTCCGTAAGTTCTCCAACATTACCGAGCTGGTTCGAGATCGAAACATGGGCGTAGGTGCTACAGAGCTAGGCTTCCATATTGCTAGCGGGCTCATACTCATGGGAGCGCTGAATGGCGAAGGTGGTATTGATACGGCACTAGTATTCTGGGCTGCAGGGCAAATCAGTCTCATCCTGCTATTTAGTATCTATAATCTGCTGACACCTTTTTCCCTTCACGAGCATCTTGAAAAAGACAATGTTGGCGTTGGAATCTGTATTGCTGGAATCTTAATTGCTACCGGAAACATCATTCGCGTCGGTATATCGGGAGACTTCATCTCGTGGTCCACCAACTTTTCTCAATTCGCGATCTATTCAGGCCTTTCGGCCATCATTTTGCCTTTAACACGGGTGATTGTGGATGTGATTTTCGTTCCTTCTGCAAAACTATCGGACGAAATCGTTCATCAAGAAAATTCCAATATTGGTATCGCCCTGTTTGAAGCAGGCTCCTATATCGGAGTGTCTATGATTCTTGGGGGCATCTTTGGCTAAGCTGGTAACCCAAGAAAAGCTGATTTTAGCTTGTATCTTTGCCACCGGCTTCTCTGGGGTCGTGTCGGAATATGTGATGGCGACCTTAGCTAGCTATCTCATTGGCGACTCTATTACCCAATGGGCCATGACCATTTCAGTAATGCTATTCTTCATGGGCGTGGGAAGTAAGCTTTCCGAAAGACTTCCTGGTGATCCACTTCGTAACTTTGTAATCTGTGAATTAATCCTATCTCTGATCGTCTCTTTCGCGCCAACGCTTGTTTATAGCCTTGCAGCGTATACGGAGCGCATCGAGCTAGTGGTTTACACTTTGACCTCATGCCTTGGCATTCTCATTGGTGCAGAGATCCCTTTAGCTTCTCAGATTCTTAGTCGTTCCATGTCATTGAAAACGAATATCGCCTGGGTTCTTTCCCAAGATTACTTTGGTGCCCTGGTAGGCGGGGTATTCTTCGTATTTTTGGGCAAGGCCTATCTTGGGCTCGCCTACACCTCGGTGTTTCTAGGGGCATTGAATCTGGTGGTAGCCCTATCTTGCTGCCGTGGTTTTCCCAGGCTACCAGTCGCAGCTACAGCACTTCTCCTTTTGCTAAATGCAGCAATTGCAAAAGATGTTGTAGTCTATGGCGAACAGTCTCGCTATCGAGATCTCATCATCTGGAGCGAAGCCAGTGACTACCAAAAGATTGTGCTCACACAGTGGAAAGACGACTATTGGCTTTACCTCAATGGCAATGAGCAATTTTCCACCGTGGACGAGCATAAATATCATGAGACCTTGGTTCATCCAACTCTAAACGTCAGTCGAGCCAATAAGCGGATCTTGATCTTAGGAGGTGGCGATGGCCTTGCCGCCCGTGAGATACTCAACTTTCATCCAGAAGTTGAAGAGATTACGGTTGTCGACCTAGACCCTGGAGTCACAAAGTTAAGCCAAACACATCCTGTAATGCTAAAGATTAATGAGAGGTCCCTACTCCACTCCAAAGTCCGTATTATCAATCAAGATGCTAAGCAGTTTTTGAGTCAGAACAAAGCACTCTATGACAGCATCATCATCGATCTACCAGACCCTAAAACGGTTTCCATTGCTAGACTCTATACCAATGAGTTTTACAGCCTCGCACGAAAGAGCCTGAGCAACGGCGGATGCATGGCAACCCAAGCCCTGTCTCCATTTTATGTTCCCCAAGCTTTCTGGTCGATCGATAAAACCCTGACTCAAGTCGGCCTCAGTACGAAAAGCTATTGGATCAGCCTTCCTACCCTCGGAGACTGGGGATTTGTCATGGGGTGCCGCGATCAAAGCCCTGAAATGGTCTCTCATCGCTTTCTCAGAACAAATATTGATAATAGATTTAGGTTCTTGGACAAAGACCAGCTGGTCGCCATGCAAATCTTTGATAAAGAGATCAAAATAGCCAAAAAAGAGGCGCAGGCATCCAATCTTTTCAATCTCAATGTCTACAAATACTACCAAAAAGGGCGCTGGGATCTATACTAGAGATGGCAGCAAAACTTGGGTAGTTCATTCACTTATGGGAGTTTTTCTTAATGGATAGTTACAAAGACTTGATTCGCGGTTATCTCGCCGAACTCGGCGTAAAAGTATTGTCTGAAGGCGAAAGAACGCTGGTTTGTCAGGATTTAAGCGAAGGAATCAACAATCTCATTCTGTTTGTTGACGACCCCATTCTAATTCTCGAACAACACATCGCGAACAGCGACAAGCTCAAGCCTGGTTACGAGAAGGAGCTGCTGCGTAGAAACAACAGTTTGGTACATGGAGCTTTTGTGCTTGACAACAAGGATCGCGTTGTTTGGAAAGATACACTTAGACTAGAGAACTTAGATCTAAACGAACTCGAAGGCTCTATCAAAGCACTTTCCATGAGTATGGTCGAACACTCTCAATTCTTTCTAAACCAAAGGGCATAGGAGTTAATTATGTCATTTTTCAATAGAATGTCCACATTGTTTCGAGCAAAGGCTAACGAAGCACTAGATGAAGTCGAAGCCAAGAACGCAATACCTATTTTGAAAGAGAAGATAGAAGAGCTTAAGCGGGATTATGCTAGCATCAATACCAGCCGTGCAGAGCATAAGTCTCGGATCAAAATTACAGAGAAGAATATCGAGCGAGGGGAAAAAGAGTCAGCTCTTAACCTACAAAAGGCCAAAGAACTCAAGGCACAGGGAACCGATGAGGCCATGCAATTGGCAAAAGAGTACGTCAGTCGCCATCTAGAATGTGTGAAACGGATTGAGCCATTGAAGACACAACTTCAAACTCAAAAAGCTCAGGACGATGAGTTCCGGCGTAAGGCTGATCGCCTCCAGGATACTATCAGACAATGGCAATCCGAGATCGTTACACTTGAAGCCAGATCGAAGACAGCTGAAGCTGAACTAGAAATTGAGAAAACCTTGTCTCAGACTGATCCAGACTCCACATTAGCAATGATGGAAAAACTCAAATCTAAGGTGGAATCAAAGGAAGCCTTGGCCAGCTCCTATCGGGATATCGGCAATGAGTCAAAGTCCTTGGATCAAAAGGCTGATGAACTTCTCAGTAAGTCAGACTCCTCAGTTGACGACCTTCTCAGCAAGTTATAGCCATGTTGTACTAATTTATTACCGATGAAGTTGAGATTCTTGGCCATGCTAAGGATCTTGGCTTACGGGCTTTGCCGCCCAAAGTCTTTGTGAATTTTGGCAAAGTCGCCGGACTCCTTAATCTTTCTCATCTGCTCTACAAACTGTTTTAGCCTAGCCTTTGGGAACGATTTTTTCGAAAATCCAAAATAATATGGCGCTTCGTGAACTGGCGGCTGAATGAGAGCAAACGAGCTCTTATCTTTCACCGTTTCGAGGTAGTCACTTTCGTAGATGACCCCCAACTTGATATGATCTGCCACAATCATTGCAATGAGCTGCTTGGTCTTTGCCACGTAGACGGGTTTCAATGATTTGATCTCATCGAGCTGACCATAGTTGAAACCTAGCTGCTTCACGATATAAACAAACCGAGAGGGAAAATCAATAAATTCTGTGGCTCCCTTCTTTCTTTGAAAACCCTTAAATTCAAAAGTATTTTTCTTGAGGGTTAGTAAATTTATCCTGTCATGATGAACAATGGCAGCCTCATCAAAATAGGCAAAGGCCTCACGTTCCTTAG
The sequence above is drawn from the Pseudobacteriovorax antillogorgiicola genome and encodes:
- a CDS encoding potassium channel family protein, translating into MLQFLLQIFRNTLIRHGTLTLLALCLMLVYSVVGFMLTEGQTNPKLTWGDALWWAIVSMTTVGYGDLYPTTSLSRFLVGIPTMFFGCALVAQVLGSMADHIIKTESRKRRGLKTLRCKDHIIIIRLPSLTKVVQLVNEIRADESTGKTPIVLIDDRFEELPEDLSNLGVSFVRGNAEEPAVLNRANYENARQIIILADPDEPRLSDLRSLAIILSVEAKAGHVVTIAEVLQPEKVTVFKEAGCDSVLCVSDLSSQMIAQEIQDPGLGHVMQELTSNRSGKQLYMIPIPQQYKIYQDVEDWLKPKDALLIGLSHQREHGGHSHSSWYPKQDHPIIQGDRAIIIADERLRGQA
- a CDS encoding substrate-binding periplasmic protein, translated to MNFGRFITLLILFSAGLYQAQGFELKISYTIENYAPFYYQEGGETKGIYPQVLKAATANLGWTIKEVRCPWIRCLKSLEMGDVHALAFIGKSKEREAFAYFDEAAIVHHDRINLLTLKKNTFEFKGFQRKKGATEFIDFPSRFVYIVKQLGFNYGQLDEIKSLKPVYVAKTKQLIAMIVADHIKLGVIYESDYLETVKDKSSFALIQPPVHEAPYYFGFSKKSFPKARLKQFVEQMRKIKESGDFAKIHKDFGRQSP
- a CDS encoding DUF4178 domain-containing protein, encoding MNFLGIFKKKKEKPDGKSFDLGLQGLKAGGFVDYQLQSYQVEKKSLYEEDGERSFEWHLVSQTDSKHRFLSYEKDDGVEYWHLTEKLALKHLPQGLLDACGRDDAPQEIEVEGERYFLQYSGACYFYETEDSIDRDEMIYWHYEDGDEEKLIQIEQWGEQEFEAYHGKYVEDTDFYNIIQGS
- a CDS encoding PspA/IM30 family protein, encoding MSFFNRMSTLFRAKANEALDEVEAKNAIPILKEKIEELKRDYASINTSRAEHKSRIKITEKNIERGEKESALNLQKAKELKAQGTDEAMQLAKEYVSRHLECVKRIEPLKTQLQTQKAQDDEFRRKADRLQDTIRQWQSEIVTLEARSKTAEAELEIEKTLSQTDPDSTLAMMEKLKSKVESKEALASSYRDIGNESKSLDQKADELLSKSDSSVDDLLSKL
- a CDS encoding DUF350 domain-containing protein; translation: MFWGIPVYTSISVLVTTLLVLFLGQKVYYLMRREIDFADELTNKDNGAVALSVIGYMTGLFLACFGVIHGPSHGLWNDVMDVAIYGALAIVLLNISTWVSEKLVLRKFSNITELVRDRNMGVGATELGFHIASGLILMGALNGEGGIDTALVFWAAGQISLILLFSIYNLLTPFSLHEHLEKDNVGVGICIAGILIATGNIIRVGISGDFISWSTNFSQFAIYSGLSAIILPLTRVIVDVIFVPSAKLSDEIVHQENSNIGIALFEAGSYIGVSMILGGIFG
- a CDS encoding molecular chaperone Tir, which produces MDSYKDLIRGYLAELGVKVLSEGERTLVCQDLSEGINNLILFVDDPILILEQHIANSDKLKPGYEKELLRRNNSLVHGAFVLDNKDRVVWKDTLRLENLDLNELEGSIKALSMSMVEHSQFFLNQRA
- a CDS encoding polyamine aminopropyltransferase, translated to MAKLVTQEKLILACIFATGFSGVVSEYVMATLASYLIGDSITQWAMTISVMLFFMGVGSKLSERLPGDPLRNFVICELILSLIVSFAPTLVYSLAAYTERIELVVYTLTSCLGILIGAEIPLASQILSRSMSLKTNIAWVLSQDYFGALVGGVFFVFLGKAYLGLAYTSVFLGALNLVVALSCCRGFPRLPVAATALLLLLNAAIAKDVVVYGEQSRYRDLIIWSEASDYQKIVLTQWKDDYWLYLNGNEQFSTVDEHKYHETLVHPTLNVSRANKRILILGGGDGLAAREILNFHPEVEEITVVDLDPGVTKLSQTHPVMLKINERSLLHSKVRIINQDAKQFLSQNKALYDSIIIDLPDPKTVSIARLYTNEFYSLARKSLSNGGCMATQALSPFYVPQAFWSIDKTLTQVGLSTKSYWISLPTLGDWGFVMGCRDQSPEMVSHRFLRTNIDNRFRFLDKDQLVAMQIFDKEIKIAKKEAQASNLFNLNVYKYYQKGRWDLY